In Perognathus longimembris pacificus isolate PPM17 chromosome 3, ASM2315922v1, whole genome shotgun sequence, a single window of DNA contains:
- the Ilf3 gene encoding interleukin enhancer-binding factor 3 isoform X4 produces MRPMRIFVNDDRHVMAKHSSVYPTQEELEAVQNMVSHTERALKAVSDWIDEQEKGTGEPAESDNMDTTPDDESKEGAGEQKAEHMTRTLRGVMRVGLVAKGLLLKGDLDLELVLLCKEKPTTALLDKVADNLAIQLATVTEDKYEILQSVDDAAIVIKNTKEPPLSLTIHLTSPVVREEMEKVLAGETLSVNDPPDVLDRQKCLAALASLRHAKWFQARANGLKSCVIVIRVLRDLCTRVPTWGPLRGWPLELLCEKSIGTANRPMGAGEALRRVLECLASGIVMPDGSGIYDPCEKEATDAIGHLDRQQREDITQSAQHALRLAAFGQLHKVLGMDPLPSKMPKKPKNENPVDYTVQIPPSTTYAITPMKRPMEEDGDEKSPSKKKKKIQKKEEKTEPPQAMNALMRLNQLKPGLQYKLISQTGPVHAPIFTMSVEVDGSLFEASGPSKKTAKLHVAVKVLQDMGLPTGAEGRDSSKGDDSAEENEAKPTVMAPPPMMETSSNPNAAFPADASAENVKQQGPILTKHGKNPVMELNEKRRGLKYELISETGGSHDKRFVMEVEVDGQKFQGAGSNKKVAKAYAALAALEKLFPDAPLSLDANKKKRTPVPVRGGPKFAAKPHSPGFGMGGPMHNEVPPPPNLRGRGRGGNIRGRGRGRGFGGTNHGGYMNAGAGYGSYGYGGNSATAGYSQFYSNGGHSGNAGGGGGGGGGGSSGYGSYYQGDSYSSPVPPKHAGKKPPHGAQQKPSYGSSYQAHQGQQPSYNQSQYGSYGPPQGKQKGYSHGQGSYSSYSNSYSSPGGSTDYSYDSKFNYSGSGGRSGGNSYGSGGSSYNPGSHGGYGGGSGGGSSYQGKQGGYSSQSNYNSPGSGQNYSGPPGSYQSSQGGYSRNTDHSMNYQYR; encoded by the exons atg CGTCCAATGAGAATTTTTGTGAATGATGATCGCCATGTAATGGCAAAGCATTCTTCGGTTTATCCGACGCAAGAGGAGCTGGAGGCAGTGCAGAACATGGTGTCTCACACTGAGCGGGCCCTCAAAGCTGTGTCTGACTGGATCGATGAGCAAGAGAAGGGCACCGGCGAGCCCGCCGAGTCCGACAACATGGACACGACCCCTGATGATGAGAGCAAAGAGGGAGCTGG GGAACAGAAAGCTGAACACATGACCAGGACCCTCCGGGGTGTGATGCGGGTTGGCCTTGTGGCCAAGGGCCTTCTGCTAAAGGGAGATTTGGATCTGGAGCTGGTACTGCTCTGTAAGGAGAAGCCTACGACTGCCCTCCTGGACAAGGTGGCAGACAACCTGGCCATCCAGCTCGCT aCGGTAACAGAAGACAAGTATGAAATTCTCCAATCTGTGGATGATGCTGCAATTGtgataaaaaacacaaaagaacctCCATTATCCCTGACCATCCACCTGACATCCCCTGTTGtcagagaagaaatggaaaaagtatTAGCTGGAG AAACGCTATCAGTCAACGATCCCCCGGACGTTCTGGACAGGCAGAAATGCCTTGCTGCCTTGGCGTCCCTTCGACACGCCAAGTGGTTCCAG gccagagccaacGGGCTGAAGTCCTGTGTCATTGTCATCCGGGTACTGAGGGACCTGTGTACTCGTGTGCCCACCTGGGGACCCCTTAGAGGATGG CCCTTGGAGTTGCTGTGTGAGAAATCCATCGGCACGGCCAACAGACCCATGGGTGCTGGCGAGGCCCTGCGGAGAGTGCTGGAGTGCCTGGCGTCAGGCATCGTGATGCCAg ATGGTTCTGGCATTTATGACCCTTGTGAAAAAGAAGCCACTGATGCTATTGGGCATCTAGACAGACAGCAACGGGAAGATATCACACAGAGTGCGCAG CATGCGCTGCGGCTCGCTGCCTTTGGCCAACTCCATAAAGTGCTTGGCATGGACCCCTTGCCCTCTAAGATGCCCAAGAAACCAAAGAATGAGAACCCCGTGGACTACACCG TTCAAATCCCCCCCAGCACCACGTACGCCATTACACCCATGAAACGCCCCATGGAGGAGGATGGGGACGAGAAGTCCCcgagcaagaagaaaaagaagatccAGAAGAAAG AGGAGAAGACTGAGCCTCCCCAAGCCATGAATGCCCTGATGAGGCTGAACCAGCTAAAGCCAGGGCTGCAGTACAAGCTGATCTCGCAGACGGGCCCCGTACATGCCCCCATCTTTACCATGTCTGTGGAGGTGGATGGCAGCTTATTTGAGGCCTCAGGGCCATCCAAGAAGACTGCCAAGCTGCATGTGGCTGTTAAG GTGCTACAGGACATGGGCTTGCCAACAGGTGCTGAAGGCAGGGACTCTAGCAAGGGGGACGATTCTGCTGAGGAGAATGAGGCAAAGCCCACTGTGATGGCGCCGCCCCCCATGATGGAAACATCCTCAAACCCCAATGCTGCCTTTCCCGCAGATGCCAGTGCCGAG AACGTAAAACAGCAGGGGCCGATCTTGACTAAGCATGGCAAAAACCCCGTGATGGAACTCAACGAGAAGAGGCGCGGCTTGAAGTACGAGCTCATCTCTGAGACGGGTGGCAGCCACGACAAGCGTTTTGTCATGGAG GTTGAGGTGGATGGTCAGAAGTTTCAAGGTGCTGGCTCAAACAAGAAGGTGGCAAAGGCATATGCTGCTCTGGCTGCACTCGAAAAGCTTTTCCCTGATGCCCCCCTCTCCCTGGATgccaacaaaaagaagagaacccCTGTCCCTGTCAGAGGTGGACCCAAATTTGCTGCCAAG CCCCACAGCCCTGGCTTTGGCATGGGGGGACCCATGCACAATGAagtgcccccgccccccaatctTCGAGGCCGGGGACGAGGAGGCAACATCCGCGGGCGAGGCCGGGGACGAGGATTTGGTGGCACCAACCATGGAGGCTACATGAATGCTG GGGCCGGGTACGGCAGCTATGGCTACGGTGGCAACTCGGCGACAGCAGGCTACA GTCAATTCTACAGCAACGGAGGGCATTCTGGGAATgccggtggtggtggcggcggggGCGGTGGTGGCTCTTCTGGCTACGGCTCCTACTACCAAGGGGACAGCTACAGCTCACCGGTGCCCCCTAAGCATGCTGGGAAGAAGCCACCGCATGGGGCCCAGCAGAAGCCCTCCTACGGCTCCAGCTACCAGGCCCACCAGGGCCAGCAGCCGTCCTACAACCAGAGCCAGTACGGCAGCTATGGCCCGCCACAGGGCAAACAGAAAGGCTACAGCCACGGTCAGGGCAGCTATTCCTCCTACTCCAACTCGTACAGCTCCCCAGGGGGCAGCACCGACTACAGCTACGACAGCAAATTCA ACTACAGTGGTAGTGGAGGCCGAAGTGGCGGGAACAGCTATGGCTCAGGCGGGTCCTCCTACAACCCTGGGTCACACGGGGGCTACGGCGGAGGTTCTGGGGGCGGCTCTTCATACCAAGGCAAACAAG GAGGCTACTCGTCACAGTCAAACTACAACTCCCCGGGGTCTGGACAGAACTACAGTGGCCCTCCTGGCTCCTACCAGTCCTCACAGGGGGGCTACAGCCGGAACACAGACCACAGCATGAACTATCAGTACAGATAA
- the Ilf3 gene encoding interleukin enhancer-binding factor 3 isoform X3: protein MFSHFQRPMRIFVNDDRHVMAKHSSVYPTQEELEAVQNMVSHTERALKAVSDWIDEQEKGTGEPAESDNMDTTPDDESKEGAGEQKAEHMTRTLRGVMRVGLVAKGLLLKGDLDLELVLLCKEKPTTALLDKVADNLAIQLATVTEDKYEILQSVDDAAIVIKNTKEPPLSLTIHLTSPVVREEMEKVLAGETLSVNDPPDVLDRQKCLAALASLRHAKWFQARANGLKSCVIVIRVLRDLCTRVPTWGPLRGWPLELLCEKSIGTANRPMGAGEALRRVLECLASGIVMPDGSGIYDPCEKEATDAIGHLDRQQREDITQSAQHALRLAAFGQLHKVLGMDPLPSKMPKKPKNENPVDYTVQIPPSTTYAITPMKRPMEEDGDEKSPSKKKKKIQKKEEKTEPPQAMNALMRLNQLKPGLQYKLISQTGPVHAPIFTMSVEVDGSLFEASGPSKKTAKLHVAVKVLQDMGLPTGAEGRDSSKGDDSAEENEAKPTVMAPPPMMETSSNPNAAFPADASAENVKQQGPILTKHGKNPVMELNEKRRGLKYELISETGGSHDKRFVMEVEVDGQKFQGAGSNKKVAKAYAALAALEKLFPDAPLSLDANKKKRTPVPVRGGPKFAAKPHSPGFGMGGPMHNEVPPPPNLRGRGRGGNIRGRGRGRGFGGTNHGGYMNAGAGYGSYGYGGNSATAGYSQFYSNGGHSGNAGGGGGGGGGGSSGYGSYYQGDSYSSPVPPKHAGKKPPHGAQQKPSYGSSYQAHQGQQPSYNQSQYGSYGPPQGKQKGYSHGQGSYSSYSNSYSSPGGSTDYSYDSKFNYSGSGGRSGGNSYGSGGSSYNPGSHGGYGGGSGGGSSYQGKQGGYSSQSNYNSPGSGQNYSGPPGSYQSSQGGYSRNTDHSMNYQYR, encoded by the exons atg TTTTCACATTTCCAGCGTCCAATGAGAATTTTTGTGAATGATGATCGCCATGTAATGGCAAAGCATTCTTCGGTTTATCCGACGCAAGAGGAGCTGGAGGCAGTGCAGAACATGGTGTCTCACACTGAGCGGGCCCTCAAAGCTGTGTCTGACTGGATCGATGAGCAAGAGAAGGGCACCGGCGAGCCCGCCGAGTCCGACAACATGGACACGACCCCTGATGATGAGAGCAAAGAGGGAGCTGG GGAACAGAAAGCTGAACACATGACCAGGACCCTCCGGGGTGTGATGCGGGTTGGCCTTGTGGCCAAGGGCCTTCTGCTAAAGGGAGATTTGGATCTGGAGCTGGTACTGCTCTGTAAGGAGAAGCCTACGACTGCCCTCCTGGACAAGGTGGCAGACAACCTGGCCATCCAGCTCGCT aCGGTAACAGAAGACAAGTATGAAATTCTCCAATCTGTGGATGATGCTGCAATTGtgataaaaaacacaaaagaacctCCATTATCCCTGACCATCCACCTGACATCCCCTGTTGtcagagaagaaatggaaaaagtatTAGCTGGAG AAACGCTATCAGTCAACGATCCCCCGGACGTTCTGGACAGGCAGAAATGCCTTGCTGCCTTGGCGTCCCTTCGACACGCCAAGTGGTTCCAG gccagagccaacGGGCTGAAGTCCTGTGTCATTGTCATCCGGGTACTGAGGGACCTGTGTACTCGTGTGCCCACCTGGGGACCCCTTAGAGGATGG CCCTTGGAGTTGCTGTGTGAGAAATCCATCGGCACGGCCAACAGACCCATGGGTGCTGGCGAGGCCCTGCGGAGAGTGCTGGAGTGCCTGGCGTCAGGCATCGTGATGCCAg ATGGTTCTGGCATTTATGACCCTTGTGAAAAAGAAGCCACTGATGCTATTGGGCATCTAGACAGACAGCAACGGGAAGATATCACACAGAGTGCGCAG CATGCGCTGCGGCTCGCTGCCTTTGGCCAACTCCATAAAGTGCTTGGCATGGACCCCTTGCCCTCTAAGATGCCCAAGAAACCAAAGAATGAGAACCCCGTGGACTACACCG TTCAAATCCCCCCCAGCACCACGTACGCCATTACACCCATGAAACGCCCCATGGAGGAGGATGGGGACGAGAAGTCCCcgagcaagaagaaaaagaagatccAGAAGAAAG AGGAGAAGACTGAGCCTCCCCAAGCCATGAATGCCCTGATGAGGCTGAACCAGCTAAAGCCAGGGCTGCAGTACAAGCTGATCTCGCAGACGGGCCCCGTACATGCCCCCATCTTTACCATGTCTGTGGAGGTGGATGGCAGCTTATTTGAGGCCTCAGGGCCATCCAAGAAGACTGCCAAGCTGCATGTGGCTGTTAAG GTGCTACAGGACATGGGCTTGCCAACAGGTGCTGAAGGCAGGGACTCTAGCAAGGGGGACGATTCTGCTGAGGAGAATGAGGCAAAGCCCACTGTGATGGCGCCGCCCCCCATGATGGAAACATCCTCAAACCCCAATGCTGCCTTTCCCGCAGATGCCAGTGCCGAG AACGTAAAACAGCAGGGGCCGATCTTGACTAAGCATGGCAAAAACCCCGTGATGGAACTCAACGAGAAGAGGCGCGGCTTGAAGTACGAGCTCATCTCTGAGACGGGTGGCAGCCACGACAAGCGTTTTGTCATGGAG GTTGAGGTGGATGGTCAGAAGTTTCAAGGTGCTGGCTCAAACAAGAAGGTGGCAAAGGCATATGCTGCTCTGGCTGCACTCGAAAAGCTTTTCCCTGATGCCCCCCTCTCCCTGGATgccaacaaaaagaagagaacccCTGTCCCTGTCAGAGGTGGACCCAAATTTGCTGCCAAG CCCCACAGCCCTGGCTTTGGCATGGGGGGACCCATGCACAATGAagtgcccccgccccccaatctTCGAGGCCGGGGACGAGGAGGCAACATCCGCGGGCGAGGCCGGGGACGAGGATTTGGTGGCACCAACCATGGAGGCTACATGAATGCTG GGGCCGGGTACGGCAGCTATGGCTACGGTGGCAACTCGGCGACAGCAGGCTACA GTCAATTCTACAGCAACGGAGGGCATTCTGGGAATgccggtggtggtggcggcggggGCGGTGGTGGCTCTTCTGGCTACGGCTCCTACTACCAAGGGGACAGCTACAGCTCACCGGTGCCCCCTAAGCATGCTGGGAAGAAGCCACCGCATGGGGCCCAGCAGAAGCCCTCCTACGGCTCCAGCTACCAGGCCCACCAGGGCCAGCAGCCGTCCTACAACCAGAGCCAGTACGGCAGCTATGGCCCGCCACAGGGCAAACAGAAAGGCTACAGCCACGGTCAGGGCAGCTATTCCTCCTACTCCAACTCGTACAGCTCCCCAGGGGGCAGCACCGACTACAGCTACGACAGCAAATTCA ACTACAGTGGTAGTGGAGGCCGAAGTGGCGGGAACAGCTATGGCTCAGGCGGGTCCTCCTACAACCCTGGGTCACACGGGGGCTACGGCGGAGGTTCTGGGGGCGGCTCTTCATACCAAGGCAAACAAG GAGGCTACTCGTCACAGTCAAACTACAACTCCCCGGGGTCTGGACAGAACTACAGTGGCCCTCCTGGCTCCTACCAGTCCTCACAGGGGGGCTACAGCCGGAACACAGACCACAGCATGAACTATCAGTACAGATAA
- the Ilf3 gene encoding interleukin enhancer-binding factor 3 isoform X7 — protein sequence MALYHHHFITRRRRRPMRIFVNDDRHVMAKHSSVYPTQEELEAVQNMVSHTERALKAVSDWIDEQEKGTGEPAESDNMDTTPDDESKEGAGEQKAEHMTRTLRGVMRVGLVAKGLLLKGDLDLELVLLCKEKPTTALLDKVADNLAIQLATVTEDKYEILQSVDDAAIVIKNTKEPPLSLTIHLTSPVVREEMEKVLAGETLSVNDPPDVLDRQKCLAALASLRHAKWFQARANGLKSCVIVIRVLRDLCTRVPTWGPLRGWPLELLCEKSIGTANRPMGAGEALRRVLECLASGIVMPDGSGIYDPCEKEATDAIGHLDRQQREDITQSAQHALRLAAFGQLHKVLGMDPLPSKMPKKPKNENPVDYTVQIPPSTTYAITPMKRPMEEDGDEKSPSKKKKKIQKKEEKTEPPQAMNALMRLNQLKPGLQYKLISQTGPVHAPIFTMSVEVDGSLFEASGPSKKTAKLHVAVKVLQDMGLPTGAEGRDSSKGDDSAEENEAKPTVMAPPPMMETSSNPNAAFPADASAENVKQQGPILTKHGKNPVMELNEKRRGLKYELISETGGSHDKRFVMEVEVDGQKFQGAGSNKKVAKAYAALAALEKLFPDAPLSLDANKKKRTPVPVRGGPKFAAKPHSPGFGMGGPMHNEVPPPPNLRGRGRGGNIRGRGRGRGFGGTNHGGYMNAGAGYGSYGYGGNSATAGYRGYSSQSNYNSPGSGQNYSGPPGSYQSSQGGYSRNTDHSMNYQYR from the exons atg GCATTGTATCATCATCACTTCATCACGAGGAGAAGAAGG CGTCCAATGAGAATTTTTGTGAATGATGATCGCCATGTAATGGCAAAGCATTCTTCGGTTTATCCGACGCAAGAGGAGCTGGAGGCAGTGCAGAACATGGTGTCTCACACTGAGCGGGCCCTCAAAGCTGTGTCTGACTGGATCGATGAGCAAGAGAAGGGCACCGGCGAGCCCGCCGAGTCCGACAACATGGACACGACCCCTGATGATGAGAGCAAAGAGGGAGCTGG GGAACAGAAAGCTGAACACATGACCAGGACCCTCCGGGGTGTGATGCGGGTTGGCCTTGTGGCCAAGGGCCTTCTGCTAAAGGGAGATTTGGATCTGGAGCTGGTACTGCTCTGTAAGGAGAAGCCTACGACTGCCCTCCTGGACAAGGTGGCAGACAACCTGGCCATCCAGCTCGCT aCGGTAACAGAAGACAAGTATGAAATTCTCCAATCTGTGGATGATGCTGCAATTGtgataaaaaacacaaaagaacctCCATTATCCCTGACCATCCACCTGACATCCCCTGTTGtcagagaagaaatggaaaaagtatTAGCTGGAG AAACGCTATCAGTCAACGATCCCCCGGACGTTCTGGACAGGCAGAAATGCCTTGCTGCCTTGGCGTCCCTTCGACACGCCAAGTGGTTCCAG gccagagccaacGGGCTGAAGTCCTGTGTCATTGTCATCCGGGTACTGAGGGACCTGTGTACTCGTGTGCCCACCTGGGGACCCCTTAGAGGATGG CCCTTGGAGTTGCTGTGTGAGAAATCCATCGGCACGGCCAACAGACCCATGGGTGCTGGCGAGGCCCTGCGGAGAGTGCTGGAGTGCCTGGCGTCAGGCATCGTGATGCCAg ATGGTTCTGGCATTTATGACCCTTGTGAAAAAGAAGCCACTGATGCTATTGGGCATCTAGACAGACAGCAACGGGAAGATATCACACAGAGTGCGCAG CATGCGCTGCGGCTCGCTGCCTTTGGCCAACTCCATAAAGTGCTTGGCATGGACCCCTTGCCCTCTAAGATGCCCAAGAAACCAAAGAATGAGAACCCCGTGGACTACACCG TTCAAATCCCCCCCAGCACCACGTACGCCATTACACCCATGAAACGCCCCATGGAGGAGGATGGGGACGAGAAGTCCCcgagcaagaagaaaaagaagatccAGAAGAAAG AGGAGAAGACTGAGCCTCCCCAAGCCATGAATGCCCTGATGAGGCTGAACCAGCTAAAGCCAGGGCTGCAGTACAAGCTGATCTCGCAGACGGGCCCCGTACATGCCCCCATCTTTACCATGTCTGTGGAGGTGGATGGCAGCTTATTTGAGGCCTCAGGGCCATCCAAGAAGACTGCCAAGCTGCATGTGGCTGTTAAG GTGCTACAGGACATGGGCTTGCCAACAGGTGCTGAAGGCAGGGACTCTAGCAAGGGGGACGATTCTGCTGAGGAGAATGAGGCAAAGCCCACTGTGATGGCGCCGCCCCCCATGATGGAAACATCCTCAAACCCCAATGCTGCCTTTCCCGCAGATGCCAGTGCCGAG AACGTAAAACAGCAGGGGCCGATCTTGACTAAGCATGGCAAAAACCCCGTGATGGAACTCAACGAGAAGAGGCGCGGCTTGAAGTACGAGCTCATCTCTGAGACGGGTGGCAGCCACGACAAGCGTTTTGTCATGGAG GTTGAGGTGGATGGTCAGAAGTTTCAAGGTGCTGGCTCAAACAAGAAGGTGGCAAAGGCATATGCTGCTCTGGCTGCACTCGAAAAGCTTTTCCCTGATGCCCCCCTCTCCCTGGATgccaacaaaaagaagagaacccCTGTCCCTGTCAGAGGTGGACCCAAATTTGCTGCCAAG CCCCACAGCCCTGGCTTTGGCATGGGGGGACCCATGCACAATGAagtgcccccgccccccaatctTCGAGGCCGGGGACGAGGAGGCAACATCCGCGGGCGAGGCCGGGGACGAGGATTTGGTGGCACCAACCATGGAGGCTACATGAATGCTG GGGCCGGGTACGGCAGCTATGGCTACGGTGGCAACTCGGCGACAGCAGGCTACA GAGGCTACTCGTCACAGTCAAACTACAACTCCCCGGGGTCTGGACAGAACTACAGTGGCCCTCCTGGCTCCTACCAGTCCTCACAGGGGGGCTACAGCCGGAACACAGACCACAGCATGAACTATCAGTACAGATAA
- the Ilf3 gene encoding interleukin enhancer-binding factor 3 isoform X1, whose amino-acid sequence MALYHHHFITRRRRRPMRIFVNDDRHVMAKHSSVYPTQEELEAVQNMVSHTERALKAVSDWIDEQEKGTGEPAESDNMDTTPDDESKEGAGEQKAEHMTRTLRGVMRVGLVAKGLLLKGDLDLELVLLCKEKPTTALLDKVADNLAIQLATVTEDKYEILQSVDDAAIVIKNTKEPPLSLTIHLTSPVVREEMEKVLAGETLSVNDPPDVLDRQKCLAALASLRHAKWFQARANGLKSCVIVIRVLRDLCTRVPTWGPLRGWPLELLCEKSIGTANRPMGAGEALRRVLECLASGIVMPDGSGIYDPCEKEATDAIGHLDRQQREDITQSAQHALRLAAFGQLHKVLGMDPLPSKMPKKPKNENPVDYTVQIPPSTTYAITPMKRPMEEDGDEKSPSKKKKKIQKKEEKTEPPQAMNALMRLNQLKPGLQYKLISQTGPVHAPIFTMSVEVDGSLFEASGPSKKTAKLHVAVKVLQDMGLPTGAEGRDSSKGDDSAEENEAKPTVMAPPPMMETSSNPNAAFPADASAENVKQQGPILTKHGKNPVMELNEKRRGLKYELISETGGSHDKRFVMEVEVDGQKFQGAGSNKKVAKAYAALAALEKLFPDAPLSLDANKKKRTPVPVRGGPKFAAKPHSPGFGMGGPMHNEVPPPPNLRGRGRGGNIRGRGRGRGFGGTNHGGYMNAGAGYGSYGYGGNSATAGYSQFYSNGGHSGNAGGGGGGGGGGSSGYGSYYQGDSYSSPVPPKHAGKKPPHGAQQKPSYGSSYQAHQGQQPSYNQSQYGSYGPPQGKQKGYSHGQGSYSSYSNSYSSPGGSTDYSYDSKFNYSGSGGRSGGNSYGSGGSSYNPGSHGGYGGGSGGGSSYQGKQGGYSSQSNYNSPGSGQNYSGPPGSYQSSQGGYSRNTDHSMNYQYR is encoded by the exons atg GCATTGTATCATCATCACTTCATCACGAGGAGAAGAAGG CGTCCAATGAGAATTTTTGTGAATGATGATCGCCATGTAATGGCAAAGCATTCTTCGGTTTATCCGACGCAAGAGGAGCTGGAGGCAGTGCAGAACATGGTGTCTCACACTGAGCGGGCCCTCAAAGCTGTGTCTGACTGGATCGATGAGCAAGAGAAGGGCACCGGCGAGCCCGCCGAGTCCGACAACATGGACACGACCCCTGATGATGAGAGCAAAGAGGGAGCTGG GGAACAGAAAGCTGAACACATGACCAGGACCCTCCGGGGTGTGATGCGGGTTGGCCTTGTGGCCAAGGGCCTTCTGCTAAAGGGAGATTTGGATCTGGAGCTGGTACTGCTCTGTAAGGAGAAGCCTACGACTGCCCTCCTGGACAAGGTGGCAGACAACCTGGCCATCCAGCTCGCT aCGGTAACAGAAGACAAGTATGAAATTCTCCAATCTGTGGATGATGCTGCAATTGtgataaaaaacacaaaagaacctCCATTATCCCTGACCATCCACCTGACATCCCCTGTTGtcagagaagaaatggaaaaagtatTAGCTGGAG AAACGCTATCAGTCAACGATCCCCCGGACGTTCTGGACAGGCAGAAATGCCTTGCTGCCTTGGCGTCCCTTCGACACGCCAAGTGGTTCCAG gccagagccaacGGGCTGAAGTCCTGTGTCATTGTCATCCGGGTACTGAGGGACCTGTGTACTCGTGTGCCCACCTGGGGACCCCTTAGAGGATGG CCCTTGGAGTTGCTGTGTGAGAAATCCATCGGCACGGCCAACAGACCCATGGGTGCTGGCGAGGCCCTGCGGAGAGTGCTGGAGTGCCTGGCGTCAGGCATCGTGATGCCAg ATGGTTCTGGCATTTATGACCCTTGTGAAAAAGAAGCCACTGATGCTATTGGGCATCTAGACAGACAGCAACGGGAAGATATCACACAGAGTGCGCAG CATGCGCTGCGGCTCGCTGCCTTTGGCCAACTCCATAAAGTGCTTGGCATGGACCCCTTGCCCTCTAAGATGCCCAAGAAACCAAAGAATGAGAACCCCGTGGACTACACCG TTCAAATCCCCCCCAGCACCACGTACGCCATTACACCCATGAAACGCCCCATGGAGGAGGATGGGGACGAGAAGTCCCcgagcaagaagaaaaagaagatccAGAAGAAAG AGGAGAAGACTGAGCCTCCCCAAGCCATGAATGCCCTGATGAGGCTGAACCAGCTAAAGCCAGGGCTGCAGTACAAGCTGATCTCGCAGACGGGCCCCGTACATGCCCCCATCTTTACCATGTCTGTGGAGGTGGATGGCAGCTTATTTGAGGCCTCAGGGCCATCCAAGAAGACTGCCAAGCTGCATGTGGCTGTTAAG GTGCTACAGGACATGGGCTTGCCAACAGGTGCTGAAGGCAGGGACTCTAGCAAGGGGGACGATTCTGCTGAGGAGAATGAGGCAAAGCCCACTGTGATGGCGCCGCCCCCCATGATGGAAACATCCTCAAACCCCAATGCTGCCTTTCCCGCAGATGCCAGTGCCGAG AACGTAAAACAGCAGGGGCCGATCTTGACTAAGCATGGCAAAAACCCCGTGATGGAACTCAACGAGAAGAGGCGCGGCTTGAAGTACGAGCTCATCTCTGAGACGGGTGGCAGCCACGACAAGCGTTTTGTCATGGAG GTTGAGGTGGATGGTCAGAAGTTTCAAGGTGCTGGCTCAAACAAGAAGGTGGCAAAGGCATATGCTGCTCTGGCTGCACTCGAAAAGCTTTTCCCTGATGCCCCCCTCTCCCTGGATgccaacaaaaagaagagaacccCTGTCCCTGTCAGAGGTGGACCCAAATTTGCTGCCAAG CCCCACAGCCCTGGCTTTGGCATGGGGGGACCCATGCACAATGAagtgcccccgccccccaatctTCGAGGCCGGGGACGAGGAGGCAACATCCGCGGGCGAGGCCGGGGACGAGGATTTGGTGGCACCAACCATGGAGGCTACATGAATGCTG GGGCCGGGTACGGCAGCTATGGCTACGGTGGCAACTCGGCGACAGCAGGCTACA GTCAATTCTACAGCAACGGAGGGCATTCTGGGAATgccggtggtggtggcggcggggGCGGTGGTGGCTCTTCTGGCTACGGCTCCTACTACCAAGGGGACAGCTACAGCTCACCGGTGCCCCCTAAGCATGCTGGGAAGAAGCCACCGCATGGGGCCCAGCAGAAGCCCTCCTACGGCTCCAGCTACCAGGCCCACCAGGGCCAGCAGCCGTCCTACAACCAGAGCCAGTACGGCAGCTATGGCCCGCCACAGGGCAAACAGAAAGGCTACAGCCACGGTCAGGGCAGCTATTCCTCCTACTCCAACTCGTACAGCTCCCCAGGGGGCAGCACCGACTACAGCTACGACAGCAAATTCA ACTACAGTGGTAGTGGAGGCCGAAGTGGCGGGAACAGCTATGGCTCAGGCGGGTCCTCCTACAACCCTGGGTCACACGGGGGCTACGGCGGAGGTTCTGGGGGCGGCTCTTCATACCAAGGCAAACAAG GAGGCTACTCGTCACAGTCAAACTACAACTCCCCGGGGTCTGGACAGAACTACAGTGGCCCTCCTGGCTCCTACCAGTCCTCACAGGGGGGCTACAGCCGGAACACAGACCACAGCATGAACTATCAGTACAGATAA